The Rhinolophus ferrumequinum isolate MPI-CBG mRhiFer1 chromosome 4, mRhiFer1_v1.p, whole genome shotgun sequence genome has a window encoding:
- the ZAR1L gene encoding ZAR1-like protein, which translates to MERFVRVPCSLYQGTHYGNTLPLGQPGLCEHRHPDWRHNIGVPTFLARPGLLVPTNTSDYCMDPYKRAQPKAFLSQLNPSLSLRLFKPHTKEVGVQVSPWVDKSVQCSLGPRTLHSHSLWGGTDSKAPLPSWGVGSPGTGRRGFIRLLRKHGEDEERKAILGPAEASQQPLPPRPRSQDDKQLELWQQDKLGEEDASSPGERKSKEAREDSADPLAKPNFQFLEPKYGYFHCKECKTRWESAYVWCISGTNKVYFKQLCCKCQKSFNPYRVEAIQCQICSKSRCSCPRKKRHIDLRKPHRQELCGRCKDKRFSCGNIYSFKYII; encoded by the exons ATGGAGCGCTTTGTCCGTGTTCCCTGCAGCCTGTACCAGGGGACACACTATGGGAACACACTGCCTTTGGGCCAGCCTGGGCTCTGTGAGCACAGACACCCAGACTGGAGGCACAACATTGGTGTCCCCACTTTCCTGGCCAGGCCGGGGCTGCTGGTGCCCACCAACACCTCTGACTACTGCATGGACCCTTACAAGAGGGCTCAGCCTAAGGCCTTTCTTTCCCAGCTGAACCCCAGCCTGAGTCTGCGGTTGTTCAAGCCCCACACCAAGGAGGTGGGCGTGCAGGTGAGCCCGTGGGTGGACAAGTCCGTGCAGTGCTCGCTGGGGCCTCGCACTCTGCACAGCCACTCCCTGTGGGGCGGCACGGACTCCAAGGCACCCCTGCCATCCTGGGGCGTCGGTTCTCCAGGGACAGGCCGCAGGGGCTTCATCCGGCTGCTACGGAAGCATGGGGAGGATGAGGAGAGGAAGGCAATTTTGGGCCCTGCAGAAGCCAGCCAGCAGCCGCTACCACCAAGGCCAAGGTCGCAGGACGACAAGCAGCTGGAACTCTGGCAGCAAGATAAGTTGGGGGAAGAAGACGCGTCGAGTCCTGGGGAAAGGAAGAGCAAGGAGGCCCGGGAAGATTCTGCCGACCCGCTTGCGAAACCCAACTTCCAG TTTTTGGAACCAAAATATGGCTATTTTCACTGTAAAGAGTGTAAGACCAGATGGGAGAGTGCTTATGTGTGGTGCATTTCTGGAACTAACAAG GTTTATTTCAAACAACTCTGTTGCAAGTGCCAGAAGAGTTTTAACCCTTATAGAGTAGAAGCAATCCAGTGTCAG ATCTGCTCGAAGTCTCGTTGCTCCTGTCCTCGAAAGAAAAGACACATTGATCTGAGGAAACCTCATCGCCAGGAACTGTGTGGCCGCTGCAAAGACAAGAGATTCTCCTGTGGCAATATTTACAGCTTTAAATACATCATATGA